The Anopheles cruzii unplaced genomic scaffold, idAnoCruzAS_RS32_06 scaffold00938_ctg1, whole genome shotgun sequence genome window below encodes:
- the LOC128276331 gene encoding histone H4 has translation MTGRGKGGKGLGKGGAKRHRKVLRDNIQGITKPAIRRLARRGGVKRISGLIYEETRGVLKVFLENVIRDAVTYTEHAKRKTVTAMDVVYALKRQGRTLYGFGG, from the coding sequence ATGACTGGACGCGGAAAGGGAGGAAAAGGTCTTGGAAAGGGTGGAGCTAAGCGGCACCGGAAGGTTCTTCGGGACAACATCCAGGGCATCACCAAGCCGGCCATCCGCCGTCTGGCGCGCCGTGGAGGCGTCAAGCGCATTTCCGGGCTGATCTACGAGGAAACGCGCGGTGTGCTGAAGGTGTTCCTGGAGAACGTGATCCGCGATGCGGTCACCTACACCGAGCACGCCAAGCGCAAGACCGTCACGGCCATGGATGTGGTGTACGCTCTGAAGCGCCAGGGCCGCACTCTGTACGGTTTTGGAGGCTAA